A window of Nicotiana tabacum cultivar K326 chromosome 24, ASM71507v2, whole genome shotgun sequence contains these coding sequences:
- the LOC107807522 gene encoding uncharacterized protein LOC107807522 isoform X1 — protein sequence MRDTGNISQYRNRLDQTLSSHDLVNDDMLKTLVKNQILRSSESDLQECSDNLVDRRTKEVASFLNMLRSASVTDGEKSESSEASNGGWKVKQDTEEIRVMYREGPEGTPYHTLLAEGYVDGPLDVCLCISWETELYKKWWPQTTIPTFKVAVSECLQKVRDGEQICLVRMKLSRPLSAREAVVHLFAFEYLQDGLVVVVANSISNLDSVDRSTHGYSKDGIPHAQDVVRVDLVGGFALQKVTNNRSYFRTIGNLDIKLDFIPPVLINFVARQLIGGGFKLYKKEVASVAKGDKDFSKALMDPMYARIREALYSDNLPNSDEASELLDLKKDAVPLDENRPEANVHRDNCILKARDKNIHGEIEEIEDETCGKIEHQNEDERKVHDSPVNKLVQKVTKNKNVGISPEVKQALGTLEKAISVIREYRHNLDIKTVLNATVKSEEAEADSLKDSKSSDSDKDCRNIGECGEVTKQEFREETSYEHRNSSCSRRTSSSLCTRDAHHNKIAPESSDVYAAIPDEPQHIALRSSDQWTAGKIMDRISKDDNTMVSHTNGIHEKEISERKRKLPRYCCLYFLSGQVAA from the exons ATGAGGGACACTGGTAACATCTCTCAGTATCGAAATAGACTGGACCAGACACTATCGTCTCATGATCTTGTCAATGATGATATGCTTAAGACACTTGTTAAGAATCAAATCTTACGCTCATCAGAGTCTGATCTTCAAG AATGTAGTGACAATCTAGTGGACAGAAGAACCAAGGAAGTGGCAAGCTTCCTGAACATGTTAAGGAGTGCATCAGTAACTGATGGTGAGAAGTCGGAATCCTCTGAGGCATCGAATGGTGGTTGGAAA GTAAAACAGGACACTGAGGAGATCCGTGTTATGTATCGAGAGGGACCAGAAGGCACTCCCTATCACACCCTCCTAGCTGAAGGCTATGTGGATGGTCCACTAGATGTTT GTTTATGCATCTCATGGGAGACAGAACTCTATAAGAAGTG GTGGCCACAAACTACAATTCCAACTTTTAAGGTAGCAGTTTCCGAGTGCTTGCAGAAGGTCAGAGATggtgaacaaatatgtttagtaAG GATGAAGCTTTCAAGGCCATTGTCAGCAAGGGAGGCTGTGGTACATCTCTTTGCATTTGAATACTTGCAAGATGGTCTGGTAGTAGTGGTTGCCAATTCA ATCTCTAACTTAGATAGTGTTGATAGAAGTACTCATGGTTATTCCAAAGATGGGATACCCCATGCGCAAGATGTAGTACGAGTTGATCTGGTGGGAGGTTTTGCTCTACAGAAAGTTACTAATAATCGGAGCTACTTCAG GACAATAGGAAACTTGGATATTAAACTGGACTTCATTCCTCCAGTATTAATCAATTTCGTCGCAAGGCAGCTCATAGGCGGAGGTTTCAAGCTTTATAAAAAG GAAGTAGCTTCAGTTGCTAAAGGTGATAAAGACTTCAGCAAGGCACTGATGGATCCAATGTATGCTCGAATACGTGAAGCTCTGTACTCAGATAACCTACCTAATAGTGATGAAGCTTCAGAACTGCTTGACCTGAAGAAAGATGCAGTTCCTCTTGATGAAAATCGCCCCGAGGCAAATGTTCATAGAGACAATTGTATCTTGAAGGCCAGAGATAAAAATATTCATGGTGAAATCGAGGAGATTGAAGATGAAACTTGTGGAAAGATCGAACATCAAAATGAGGATGAAAGGAAAGTACATGATTCTCCAGTCAATAAACTTGTACAGAAGGTGACCAAGAACAAAAATGTTGGTATTAGCCCTGAGGTCAAACAGGCTCTAGGAACTTTGGAGAAGGCTATTTCTGTCATAAGGGAATATAGGCATAACCTTGACATTAAGACTGTTCTCAATGCTACAGTGAAGTCAGAAGAAGCGGAGGCAGACAGTCTAAAGGATTCAAAATCATCTGATTCCGATAAGGATTGTAGAAACATTGGAGAGTGTGGTGAAGTAACAAAACAGGAATTTAGAGAAGAAACCTCTTATGAACACAGAAATAGCTCTTGTTCCAG GCGCACGAGTTCTAGTTTGTGCACCAGGGATGCACACCATAACAAGATTGCTCCAGAATCATCCGATGTTTATGCTGCAATTCCTGATGAGCCACAACACATTGCTTTACGCTCGTCAGATCAATGGACAGCAGGGAAAATAATGGATAGGATATCAAAGGATGATAATACGATGGTTTCCCATACAAATGGCATCCATGAGAAGGAGAtcagtgaaagaaaaagaaaactgccgagatattgctgcttgtattttctttctggGCAGGTTGCGGCTTAA
- the LOC107807522 gene encoding uncharacterized protein LOC107807522 isoform X2: MVKQDTEEIRVMYREGPEGTPYHTLLAEGYVDGPLDVCLCISWETELYKKWWPQTTIPTFKVAVSECLQKVRDGEQICLVRMKLSRPLSAREAVVHLFAFEYLQDGLVVVVANSISNLDSVDRSTHGYSKDGIPHAQDVVRVDLVGGFALQKVTNNRSYFRTIGNLDIKLDFIPPVLINFVARQLIGGGFKLYKKEVASVAKGDKDFSKALMDPMYARIREALYSDNLPNSDEASELLDLKKDAVPLDENRPEANVHRDNCILKARDKNIHGEIEEIEDETCGKIEHQNEDERKVHDSPVNKLVQKVTKNKNVGISPEVKQALGTLEKAISVIREYRHNLDIKTVLNATVKSEEAEADSLKDSKSSDSDKDCRNIGECGEVTKQEFREETSYEHRNSSCSRRTSSSLCTRDAHHNKIAPESSDVYAAIPDEPQHIALRSSDQWTAGKIMDRISKDDNTMVSHTNGIHEKEISERKRKLPRYCCLYFLSGQVAA; the protein is encoded by the exons ATG GTAAAACAGGACACTGAGGAGATCCGTGTTATGTATCGAGAGGGACCAGAAGGCACTCCCTATCACACCCTCCTAGCTGAAGGCTATGTGGATGGTCCACTAGATGTTT GTTTATGCATCTCATGGGAGACAGAACTCTATAAGAAGTG GTGGCCACAAACTACAATTCCAACTTTTAAGGTAGCAGTTTCCGAGTGCTTGCAGAAGGTCAGAGATggtgaacaaatatgtttagtaAG GATGAAGCTTTCAAGGCCATTGTCAGCAAGGGAGGCTGTGGTACATCTCTTTGCATTTGAATACTTGCAAGATGGTCTGGTAGTAGTGGTTGCCAATTCA ATCTCTAACTTAGATAGTGTTGATAGAAGTACTCATGGTTATTCCAAAGATGGGATACCCCATGCGCAAGATGTAGTACGAGTTGATCTGGTGGGAGGTTTTGCTCTACAGAAAGTTACTAATAATCGGAGCTACTTCAG GACAATAGGAAACTTGGATATTAAACTGGACTTCATTCCTCCAGTATTAATCAATTTCGTCGCAAGGCAGCTCATAGGCGGAGGTTTCAAGCTTTATAAAAAG GAAGTAGCTTCAGTTGCTAAAGGTGATAAAGACTTCAGCAAGGCACTGATGGATCCAATGTATGCTCGAATACGTGAAGCTCTGTACTCAGATAACCTACCTAATAGTGATGAAGCTTCAGAACTGCTTGACCTGAAGAAAGATGCAGTTCCTCTTGATGAAAATCGCCCCGAGGCAAATGTTCATAGAGACAATTGTATCTTGAAGGCCAGAGATAAAAATATTCATGGTGAAATCGAGGAGATTGAAGATGAAACTTGTGGAAAGATCGAACATCAAAATGAGGATGAAAGGAAAGTACATGATTCTCCAGTCAATAAACTTGTACAGAAGGTGACCAAGAACAAAAATGTTGGTATTAGCCCTGAGGTCAAACAGGCTCTAGGAACTTTGGAGAAGGCTATTTCTGTCATAAGGGAATATAGGCATAACCTTGACATTAAGACTGTTCTCAATGCTACAGTGAAGTCAGAAGAAGCGGAGGCAGACAGTCTAAAGGATTCAAAATCATCTGATTCCGATAAGGATTGTAGAAACATTGGAGAGTGTGGTGAAGTAACAAAACAGGAATTTAGAGAAGAAACCTCTTATGAACACAGAAATAGCTCTTGTTCCAG GCGCACGAGTTCTAGTTTGTGCACCAGGGATGCACACCATAACAAGATTGCTCCAGAATCATCCGATGTTTATGCTGCAATTCCTGATGAGCCACAACACATTGCTTTACGCTCGTCAGATCAATGGACAGCAGGGAAAATAATGGATAGGATATCAAAGGATGATAATACGATGGTTTCCCATACAAATGGCATCCATGAGAAGGAGAtcagtgaaagaaaaagaaaactgccgagatattgctgcttgtattttctttctggGCAGGTTGCGGCTTAA
- the LOC107807518 gene encoding protein MICRORCHIDIA 7-like, producing the protein MITMPIKQEIVDPTYAYQNTTTIVPTNTTDHMIPINDGFGSYFDDIEGGTPFKKMKVGNSSGIIAPLSIRPKAENHSLPVSTNELVAYPVNIPSCKQFWKAGDYDGTNGGVFAAGHDHTVGMDHVRVHPKFLHSNATSHKWALGAFAELLDNAMDEVCNGATYVSVDVLDNMKQKGKMLVVEDNGGGMTPDRMRQCMSLGYSVKSRLANTIGQYGNGFKTSSMRLGADVIVFSRVGDRTSNTITQSVGMLSYTFLRSTGKEDIVVPMIDFVKREETWETLIRSSADDWRRNSETIVQWSPYESEEDLFQQFELLNKDQGTRVIIYNLWEDEEGCTELDFDADPHDIQIRGVSRDEKKIQMATEYPNSRHFLTYQHSLRSYASILYLRLAPGFRIILRGKDVEHHNLVNDMMLSEEITYRTQCIGYETLKDPNVAAVVTLGFVKDAKQHIDVQGFNVYHKNRLIKPFWRVWNAAGSDGRGVIGVLEANFVEPAHDKQGFERTIVLARLEARLQAMQKKYWSSNCHFIGYAMRRNVKNITVSPPEEESNTTAKRKSCSQFSSNGHKTCHDKSTLKSTGKELQTQQVCESNRQTVQTQQVCGSNRQTVQTTGKSVVKMEESVSNLREENHSTKSSLQQILRDLQYERVRSKTLVWMLLEERRRRDKKEESLRSRLKDASVTIEQLLNKVRLLESRTIYSCKREW; encoded by the exons ATGATCACCATGCCTATCAAGCAAGAAATCGTCGACCCAACATACGCTTATCAGAACACTACTACTATCGTTCCAACAAACACAACTGATCATATGATTCCTATAAACGATGGTTTTGgttcttattttgatgatataGAAGGAGGAACTCCTTTCAAGAAGATGAAAGTTGGCAATAGTAGTGGTATTATTGCACCTTTATCGATTCGTCCAAaggctgagaatcattctttacCTGTTTCAACTAATGAATTGGTTGCTTATCCTGTTAATATTCCAAGTTGTAAACAATTTTGGAAAGCTGGAGATTATGATGGAACGAATGGAGGTGTTTTCGCGGCTGGTCATGATCATACAGTTGGCATGGATCATGTGAGAGTTCACCCGAAATTCTTGCATTCAAAtgccacaagtcataaatgggcTTTAGGAGCTTTTGCTGAGCTTTTAGATAATGCTATGGACGAGGTTTGCAACGGCGCTACCTACGTTAGCGTAGACGTGCTGGACAACATGAAACAGAAGGGAAAAATGTTGGTGGTTGAAGATAATGGTGGTGGAATGACTCCAGATAGAATGCGCCAATGCATGTCTCTTGGATATTCAGTGAAAAGCAGATTAGCAAATACTATTGGACAATATGGAAACGGTTTTAAGACAAGTAGTATGAGATTAGGCGCGGATGTGATTGTATTTTCAAGGGTAGGAGACAGAACTAGCAACACAATAACACAAAGTGTTGGAATGTTGTCGTATACGTTTTTAAGGAGCACAGGGAAAGAAGATATTGTTGTTCCTATGATTGATTTTGTGAAGAGAGAAGAAACTTGGGAAACGTTGATTCGATCTTCAGCTGATGATTGGAGAAGAAATTCAGAGACGATAGTACAATGGTCTCCTTATGAAAGCGAAGAGGATCTGTTCCAACAGTTTGAATTATTGAATAAAGATCAAGGCACACGAGTTATCATATACAATCTTtgggaggatgaagaaggatgtaCAGAACTTGACTTTGACGCCGATCCACATGACATTCAAATAAGGGGTGTTAGTCGAGATGAAAAGAAGATTCAGATGGCAACAGAATATCCAAACTCGAGGCATTTTCTAACTTATCAACATTCATTAAGGAGTTATGCTTCAATTCTGTATCTAAGGCTTGCTCCTGGATTTCGAATAATTTTGAGGGGGAAAGATGTTGAACATCATAATTTGGTAAATGACATGATGTTATCTGAGGAGATAACGTACAGAACACAGTGCATCGGTTATGAAACATTAAAGGATCCAAATGTTGCAGCTGTAGTAACTCTTGGTTTTGTGAAAGATGCAAAACAACATATTGATGTTCAAGGCTTCAATGTTTATCACAAGAATAGGCTAATTAAGCCTTTCTGGAGAGTGTGGAATGCTGCAGGGAGTGATGGTCGTGGCGTGATAGGCGTCTTGGAAGCTAATTTTGTGGAGCCGGCTCATGATAAACAGGGCTTTGAGCGCACCATTGTACTTGCTAGACTCGAGGCACGTCTACAAGCAATGCAGAAGAAGTATTGGTCCTCAAATTGCCATTTCATTGGTTATGCTATGCGTCGCAATGTAAAGAACATTACTGTCTCTCCTCCCGAGGAAGAATCAAACACTACTGCTAAAAGAAAATCATGTTCCCAGTTTAGCTCCAATGGCCACAAAACATGTCATGATAAATCTACGCTGAAATCCACTGGAAAAGAAC TTCAAACTCAGCAAGTGTGTGAATCAAATAGGCAAACAGTTCAAACTCAGCAAGTGTGTGGATCAAATAGGCAAACAGTTCAAACCACAGGAAAATCAGTAGTGAAGATGGAAGAATCTGTGTCCAACTTGAGAGAGGAGAATCATAGTACTAAGAGCAGTTTACAACAGATTTTGCGCGATTTGCAGTATGAAAGAGTGAGGAGTAAGACTCTAGTTTGGATGCTTTTAGAAGAAAGAAGACGGCGGGATAAGAAAGAAGAGAGTTTAAGGAGCAGATTAAAGGATGCTTCTGTTACTATAGAACAGCTGCTCAACAAAGTGAGATTGCTAGAAAGTAGGACAATCTATAGTTGCAAAAGAGAATGGTAA
- the LOC142178346 gene encoding uncharacterized protein LOC142178346, translating to MSAPYHPADNGQVESTNKVINSNLKKRLEESKGKWPEVLPGLLWVYRTIAKTNIGETSFSLVYGAEALISVEIGEPSTRYTHLTEEANKEEMRVNLDLLEERREATLIRMAAQKQMIERYYNRKANLGYFKIGDFILKKVFRSTKAANAGKFSPNWEGPYKIRGIARKGAYELETMDGKVLPLNWNAVHLKKYYF from the coding sequence ATGTCTGCACCTTACCACCCTGCAGATAATGGGCAAGTTGAGTCGACAAACAAAGTTATcaatagtaacttgaagaagagatTAGAAGAATCAAAAGGCAAATGGCCAGAAGTGTTACCGGGGTTATTGTGGGTCTATCGAACAATAGCAAAAACAAATATTGGCGAGACTTCATTTTCTCTTGTTTATGGCGCAGAAGCTTTAATTTCGGTAGAGATAGGTGAACCAAGTACGAGATACACACATCTTACTGAGGAAGCAAATAAGGAGGAGATGCGAGTAAATTTAGATCTATTAGAAGAAAGgagagaagcaacattaattAGAATGGCGGCTCAAAAACAAATGATTGAGCGATATTACAACAGGAAAGCTAATTTgggatacttcaagattggggacttcatCCTCAAAAAGGTATTCCGATCGACAAAGGCGGCCAATGCGGGAAAGTTcagtccaaattgggaaggcccTTATAAGATTCGAGGTATCGCTAGAAagggagcatacgagttggaaacCATGGATGGAAAAGTACTACCGTTAAATTGGAACGCAGTTCACTTGAAGAAGTACTACTTCTAG
- the LOC107815270 gene encoding fra a 1-associated protein-like isoform X1 — translation MGWVWNDDDSKHSGADDFSVFKDFENPRSSSGSDGDGGERCATRKVVNTRCRTEETEPGKFIRKCEKTEQIFKDCIGREASSGRFDTAQPGALAYDMPSEMVESNKEYTEEDVTDQMTNGSYSIESSVPFDFPGLRSDIENIERSFFGGLDRFFEAAEEMKNGFFGAFSIPRVFDDDLSSPRERRGIPIESHPPKEGSPKSNKSDGEVDLSGLARDV, via the exons ATGGGTTGGGTTTGGAACGACGACGATTCCAAGCATTCCGGCGCCGATGATTTCAGCGTCTTCAAGGATTTTGAAAACCCTAGATCATCCTCCGGCAGCGACGGCGACGGCGGTGAACGGTGCGCCACCAGGAAGGTTGTGAACACTCGATGCCGAACTGAGGAAACCGAGCCTGGAAAGTTCATCCGGAAGTGCGAAAAAACTGAACAGATTTTCAAGGACTGCATTGGAAG ggaggcttctTCAGGGAGGTTTGatacagctcaaccaggtgctttggcgtacgacat GCCTTCTGAGATGGTAGAGTCTAATAAAGAATACACCGAGGAAGATGTCACGGACCAGATGACTAATGGTTCATATTCTATAGAGTCAAGTGTGCCTTTTGACTTCCCTGGGCTGCGCAGTGACATTGAAAATATTGAGCGAAGCTTCTTCGGTGGCCTTGATCGTTTCTTTGAAGCAGCCGAGGAGATGAAGAATGGCTTCTTTGGTGCATTCAGCATTCCTCGTGTCTTTGATGATGACTTATCATCCCCACGTGAGAGACGTGGTATACCCATCGAATCTCATCCTCCTAAAGAAGGTTCCCCTAAATCAAACAAGTCCGATGGAGAGGTGGA
- the LOC107815270 gene encoding fra a 1-associated protein-like isoform X2, which translates to MGWVWNDDDSKHSGADDFSVFKDFENPRSSSGSDGDGGERCATRKVVNTRCRTEETEPGKFIRKCEKTEQIFKDCIGRPSEMVESNKEYTEEDVTDQMTNGSYSIESSVPFDFPGLRSDIENIERSFFGGLDRFFEAAEEMKNGFFGAFSIPRVFDDDLSSPRERRGIPIESHPPKEGSPKSNKSDGEVDLSGLARDV; encoded by the exons ATGGGTTGGGTTTGGAACGACGACGATTCCAAGCATTCCGGCGCCGATGATTTCAGCGTCTTCAAGGATTTTGAAAACCCTAGATCATCCTCCGGCAGCGACGGCGACGGCGGTGAACGGTGCGCCACCAGGAAGGTTGTGAACACTCGATGCCGAACTGAGGAAACCGAGCCTGGAAAGTTCATCCGGAAGTGCGAAAAAACTGAACAGATTTTCAAGGACTGCATTGGAAG GCCTTCTGAGATGGTAGAGTCTAATAAAGAATACACCGAGGAAGATGTCACGGACCAGATGACTAATGGTTCATATTCTATAGAGTCAAGTGTGCCTTTTGACTTCCCTGGGCTGCGCAGTGACATTGAAAATATTGAGCGAAGCTTCTTCGGTGGCCTTGATCGTTTCTTTGAAGCAGCCGAGGAGATGAAGAATGGCTTCTTTGGTGCATTCAGCATTCCTCGTGTCTTTGATGATGACTTATCATCCCCACGTGAGAGACGTGGTATACCCATCGAATCTCATCCTCCTAAAGAAGGTTCCCCTAAATCAAACAAGTCCGATGGAGAGGTGGA